DNA from Arthrobacter sp. SLBN-112:
TGGTGGTGCCCACAGCTGCGACGTCAGCGACTTTGGAGCCGGAGATGCCGGAGAAGATGTACATGGTGACCACCACCACCTGCAGGAGCCCGCCGCGAAGGTGGCCGATCAGGGCATCGACGAGCTTGGCCAGCGGCAGGGTGAGGCCCGCCGAGTTCATGACTGTGCCGGCCAGGATGAAGAACGGGATGGCCAGCAGGACGAAGCCCTTGGCTCCGGATGCCATGCCGATGGGGATGGCGCTTACGTCGGAAATGCCGCCGAGGTACAGGTAGATTCCGGAGGCCAGTGCCAGGACAAACGCGATGGGCAGGCCCAGGAACAGCAGGGCAAACAGGGCCACGAGGACCACCAGAAGCAGGACGTTCGGGGAGGCGTAGTAGAACAGCGGCGGTGAGACAAGGACGACGACGACCAGGGCTGCCGCGATTCCGGCACCCACCAGAGCGGGTCGCCAGGCCTCGCGCCGGAGTTTGACCAGGGCGAACCAGGCAATGAGTACCATGCCTACCGTGAACGGCATGTTGACCCAAAAAACGGGGAGCTGCAGGATGGGTGTCTTCTCCTCGATCTGCTGGACGAGGGTGGGCACGAACAGCGCAAGCGCGCCGGCGCTCATGACAAAGACGAGCCAGTCCACAAGCGCTGCGAGGTACGGCTTCCATGTTGCGGGCAGGCGCATGATGAGCGCCTGGACGGACATGTGTGCGCCCTTCGGGTAGGCAATGGCGCCACCGATGAAGGCAATGGTCAGCAGGGCGATCTCGGACACCTCCTGTGTCCAGAGAACTGAGTCCCCCGTGATGACGCGGACGGTGATGTTCAGCAGGATCACCACGAGCTCCGCGAGAATCGCCGCTCCCACAATCCATTCGAGGGCCTTGTCGAGCCATGCAGCACCGCTCCAGCCGGAGGGCACGTGGTCGTGGTGAAGGATTTCCTCCGCTTCGAGGGGAAGGACTTCCTCGTAGTCCTGGGGAGCAACGGTGGGTTTCATGGTTTTCCAGACTGTCGACATTGAGAGCGGGATTTCTATGGAGGTGGAGGGTCAGTGCGGGTGGGAGCCCTGCGGGGGCTCCCACCCGTCCTTGTTATTTCTTGCCGGCGAAGGCGATGGCCTGGTCGAAGAATTCCCTGCCGATGAGCTTGGAAAACTCCGGGTAGAGGCTCTGGGAAGCGGCCTTGAACTCGGCGAGTCCTGACGCGCTGAGCTCGTTGGCCTTCATGCCCTTGGCCGCCAGTTCATCCAACTGCTTCTTGGACTGTTCCTCGTCATAACCCGTCTTGAAGGTTGCCGTTTCCTCGGAAGCGGTGGTGAGCGCCTTCTTCTGGTCATCCGTCAGTGAATCCCACTTCTTCGATGACAGGGCCAGTACCCAGGCGTCGTTGATGTGGTTGGTCATTGAGACGTATTTCTGCACCTCGGAGAACTTGTTGGTCCAAGGAACTTCAATCGGGTTTTCCTGGCCGTCAATCGTCCCGGTCTGCAGCCCGGTGAAGACTTCCGAGAAGGCCATAGTGGTGGGGCTGGCGCCCAGCTTGCCGAAGAAGTCGGTCCACAGGGTGTTGCCCGGCACGCGGATCTTCAGCCCCTTCAGGTCCGAAGGCTGTTCGATCGGGCGCACGGAGTTGGTGATCTCGCGGCCGGTCCGGGTCAGGAAGGAGAGCGCCACGGTGTCCTTTGCCGCCAGCTTCTCCTTCAGGACCTTTCCGGGTTCCCCGGCGAGGAACTTTGCCTCTTCCTTGGTGTCCGCGAAAAGGTAGGGGATGCTGATGCCGTTCATCTCCGGCACCACCGAGGCGTAGACGGAGGTGGACAGAATCAGTCCGTCGAGCGATCCGCCCTGCAGACGGGTCACCGCGGCATTCTGGTCACCGCTGAAGCTCGTGCCGTTGGGCACAACGGTGACCTGGACGAAACCGTTGGAGGTCTTCTTGACCTGGTCGGCGAAGTGCTGGGCGGTGACGCCGACGGAGGACGTCAGAGGATCGGGGATGGAGAGCTGGATCTTTGCCACCGGGCCGCTTTGGCCTGCGGGCTGGGCTCCGCCTGCACAGCCGGTCAGCAGCGCTGCGGCCAGGCTGGTTGCCAGTACCCCTGTGATGGCGCGGGTCTTGAGGTTCATTCGATGCCTTTCTTCATTGGAAGGATGCGGTGCTGCACGGCAGACACGGCGTGCCGCTGGTCGCAGCGGGTGTGGCTTAAGCCGGGGATACTCGTTTAGGAGACGGTGACGGGGGTGGCGATCAGCGCTTCGGTCTCGCGGCGGAGCTCCAGTGCTTGGGACAGGGAGTCATCAATGATGACATCGTCCCAACCGACAGTGGCCCCCTTGGGCACATCGTTACGCAGCTCCACGTGGTGGGCCAGGGCAACAGGGAGGGCGCCCGTTGACACCGAGTGCTTGGCGGAAACCAGCTTGCCCCAGACGGTGAAGCCGCCTTCGCCGTCGAGGAATTCACCGGCCTTGAGGTCCTTCTTGGCGGTGGCGACCACGTCGCCGTAGAAACCGACCGGGCCACCGGTGGGGATGCCGCGAAGGGCTGCGTTGGCAATGGACATGTTCAACTCGAGGCCCACGTAGTGGTACGGGCGGTACAGGGCGGCGTACTGGCCAGTGGGGTCCGGGTGCCAGGGGTATTCGTTGAAGCAGCCGGAAACGTAGTCGTTGGTCGCCTTGACCACGACGAAGACGCCTTCCTGGGTGTTGTGGCTGATCCAGCTGCCGTCGCGGTTGACGCTGGACATGACGTCGACGCTTCCTTCGTGGGCGAGGGATCCGCCGACGGCGGCCGGGCGGCAGATGGTGGCGATCTCTTCAACATTGCCGGGCGTGAAGCTCAAGCCGGAATCGGAGGGAGCAAGCCCGGCACCATTGGCCACCGCCGCCATTTCAATGGCGGCCTTGGTCCCGTCGCGGAATGAGGTGTGCATGTAGGGGTTGAGCTGGCCGGAGTCCGTCAGTTCCTTGGAGAACTCCCAGTTTTCCCAGACGTTGTCCGGGTTCATCTCGTGGTAGTGCTCCAGGTATTTGGCGCCCTTGCCGGCGCAGACCACGTCGAAGCCGCTGGTGCGGGCCCAGTCCACGAGTTCCATGATGAGGGCCGGCTGGTCCCCGTAGGCCATCGAGTAGACCACGCCTGCTTCCTCCGCCCGCTTGGCCAGCGCGGGGCCGGCAAGGGCATCAGCTTCGACGGTGACCATGATGATGTGCTTCTTGGTTTCGATCGCCTTCAAAGCATGCTTGATGCCGACGATCGGGTTGCCGGTGGCTTCGACGATGACGTCGATGTCCACGTCGAACAGTTCGTCAGCGTTGGCGATGATGGCCGTGGAGCGGTCCCGCAAAGCTGTTGCGATATCCGGGGCAACCTGCGAGGCGGGCCATTCCACCAGTTCGAAGGCTCCCTGGGCCCGCTTGACGTTGATGTCCGCGATGGCGACGACGTGGATGCCGGGGATGTTGTTGGCCTGGGCCAGGTACATGGTCCCATAGCGGCCGGCGCCGATCAGTCCAACGCGGATCGGACGGGACTGCTGTTCACGGTCGCTGAGGAGTTTATGAAGGTTCACGGGAATCTCTCTAAGGGGTGCTTGGCCAAAGAAAAGCACCTCCGGCAGGCCGGATGGCACAACTTCTTTGTCGCATTTTGTAAGGAAAACTGTCCGGAGTGGAACCGGTTCCACTTTTGTACCAGCCACTGATAAGCTGTGTCAACGATCACCTTCCTGGCCCGTCGTAATGAAGCGAACGGGCAGGAAGGAATGGCGTACGTAATGACGAAAAGGTCTTGGTCTCAAGGAGGAGCGGTGCGCAAAGCGCCTACTATTCGCGATGTGGCAGCGGCTGCGGGAGTGTCCGTCTCCGTGGTCTCACGGGTCCTGAACCCGGATTCGGGACCGGTGGCACCCGCGAAAAGACAAGAGGTTTTGCGGGTCATCGACGAACTGGGTTACCGGCCCAGGGCGGCCGCCCGTGAACTCAGCGCGGGGCAGGCACTCACCATCGGCCTGGTGGTCACCGACCTCTCCAACCCGTTTTTCGCCCGCCTGGCGGACAGGATCGTCTGGGAGGCACGCGGCCATGGCGTGCAGGTGGTGTTGATGACCACGCAGGAGGATCCGCACCTGGAGGCAGACTCCCTGGATACGTTGCTGGACCGCTCAGTGAGCGGCGTGATTGCCACTCCCACCGGGGGCAACATCGAAAAGTGGCGGCGCCTGCGGGACCTCGGCGTCAACGTGGTCTTCATTGACCGCGCTATCGAAGAGCTCGAAGATGTGGACGTTGTCAGCATCGAAAACTTCGACTCCGCGGAACGCTCCACCGAGCACCTCATCACCCTGGGCCATACCCGGATCGGGCTGATCACCGGCCCGCTCACCACCTCCACCGGAAGTGCCAGGCTGAACGGCTACAAGGCCGCCCACCAGAAGGCCTCCCTGCCGGTAGACCCCACGCTGATACGTGACGTGCCTTTCCGTGGGGACGCCGGCGGCGACGCCGTAGGATCACTGCTTGCGATGCGTCAGCCGCCCACGGCCCTCATCGTGGCAAACACGGCACAGGTGCAAAGTTCGGTCCGCAGGCTGGTCCAAATGGGCAT
Protein-coding regions in this window:
- a CDS encoding TRAP transporter large permease, giving the protein MKPTVAPQDYEEVLPLEAEEILHHDHVPSGWSGAAWLDKALEWIVGAAILAELVVILLNITVRVITGDSVLWTQEVSEIALLTIAFIGGAIAYPKGAHMSVQALIMRLPATWKPYLAALVDWLVFVMSAGALALFVPTLVQQIEEKTPILQLPVFWVNMPFTVGMVLIAWFALVKLRREAWRPALVGAGIAAALVVVVLVSPPLFYYASPNVLLLVVLVALFALLFLGLPIAFVLALASGIYLYLGGISDVSAIPIGMASGAKGFVLLAIPFFILAGTVMNSAGLTLPLAKLVDALIGHLRGGLLQVVVVTMYIFSGISGSKVADVAAVGTTMRGMLEERKYPRGEVVAVLSASAIMGETIPPSIVLLILGSITTISTTTLFLAGFVPAAFLALVVMAMVFLRARKQGGVPSAKATWRARGSATFFALPTLLLPVGMVVGILSGFATPTEVSSVAVAYAFVLAAAYRRGSRRLLGDTLRETTTTAGMVLFIIAAASPLAQTLALAGVSQQIHDLMSGLGDSPILFMLFTVVLLIIMGQLLEGLPAVLIFAPLLLPIATDFGVNPVQYAMVLIISMGIGSFAPPAGVGFYVACATARETVENSLKHFWPYLVAVFVGLLVLAAVPWFSTFLPALAGLIPF
- a CDS encoding DctP family TRAP transporter solute-binding subunit, yielding MNLKTRAITGVLATSLAAALLTGCAGGAQPAGQSGPVAKIQLSIPDPLTSSVGVTAQHFADQVKKTSNGFVQVTVVPNGTSFSGDQNAAVTRLQGGSLDGLILSTSVYASVVPEMNGISIPYLFADTKEEAKFLAGEPGKVLKEKLAAKDTVALSFLTRTGREITNSVRPIEQPSDLKGLKIRVPGNTLWTDFFGKLGASPTTMAFSEVFTGLQTGTIDGQENPIEVPWTNKFSEVQKYVSMTNHINDAWVLALSSKKWDSLTDDQKKALTTASEETATFKTGYDEEQSKKQLDELAAKGMKANELSASGLAEFKAASQSLYPEFSKLIGREFFDQAIAFAGKK
- a CDS encoding NAD(P)H-dependent oxidoreductase, with amino-acid sequence MNLHKLLSDREQQSRPIRVGLIGAGRYGTMYLAQANNIPGIHVVAIADINVKRAQGAFELVEWPASQVAPDIATALRDRSTAIIANADELFDVDIDVIVEATGNPIVGIKHALKAIETKKHIIMVTVEADALAGPALAKRAEEAGVVYSMAYGDQPALIMELVDWARTSGFDVVCAGKGAKYLEHYHEMNPDNVWENWEFSKELTDSGQLNPYMHTSFRDGTKAAIEMAAVANGAGLAPSDSGLSFTPGNVEEIATICRPAAVGGSLAHEGSVDVMSSVNRDGSWISHNTQEGVFVVVKATNDYVSGCFNEYPWHPDPTGQYAALYRPYHYVGLELNMSIANAALRGIPTGGPVGFYGDVVATAKKDLKAGEFLDGEGGFTVWGKLVSAKHSVSTGALPVALAHHVELRNDVPKGATVGWDDVIIDDSLSQALELRRETEALIATPVTVS
- a CDS encoding LacI family DNA-binding transcriptional regulator, with product MRKAPTIRDVAAAAGVSVSVVSRVLNPDSGPVAPAKRQEVLRVIDELGYRPRAAARELSAGQALTIGLVVTDLSNPFFARLADRIVWEARGHGVQVVLMTTQEDPHLEADSLDTLLDRSVSGVIATPTGGNIEKWRRLRDLGVNVVFIDRAIEELEDVDVVSIENFDSAERSTEHLITLGHTRIGLITGPLTTSTGSARLNGYKAAHQKASLPVDPTLIRDVPFRGDAGGDAVGSLLAMRQPPTALIVANTAQVQSSVRRLVQMGIDIPDELSLIVFDDNPWTELTTPPLSVIRQPLDMLAVHAIELVLGRMHGKLPDGARRIEVKADYLPRNSCAPLILSSAR